A region from the Pelobates fuscus isolate aPelFus1 chromosome 3, aPelFus1.pri, whole genome shotgun sequence genome encodes:
- the LOC134601922 gene encoding extracellular calcium-sensing receptor-like: MKFALDEINRNPTLLSNLTLGLQVYDSCAGIHQELDGTFKMLTGQKQGVPNFFCKKLPPLSSVIGHSTSTFSILNAQVLGLYKYPQISYVASSSILSDKTLFPSFFRTVPSDAFQSMGLAQLVLHFGWTWVGLLAVDDEYGKQGIQVIRQELLRGGACVAFTEYIKTNDLDNISHVTKTIKGSTVKAIVSFTKDFDKIILLEEMLRQNVTGKVFVASEAWAISNLLTAAKYSSLLSGSIGFSFHTSTILGFAEFLTVLHPFNNGEDLWTRIFWENAFGCELFDHANLTGLWNNSKLCTGNESIEGIKNVFYDVLSLNDAYNTYNAMHVIAQSLHDMRTCQESKGLFDNGRCIDIQHFKPWQLSHYIQNVKVKLSNGRELFFDQNGDPPAIYDIINWHMNTDGTTRQVKVGSYDTTQVNGNRFLINTSALIWAYGHKEVPVSVCTESCLAGFRKVLRKDLPVCCFECVLCPLGEISNRTDSLNCFKCPWDEWPNTKKDRCLQKNKEFLSFEETLGAALSATGVLSSLLPFSIFGLFMCYKNTPIVRANNFSLSCLLLMSMSLCFLSSLAFIGYPQAEKCLLRQVAFGTIFTLCVSCILAKTFMVVFAFMATKPGSSVKRWARPRVSYMIIAFSCIIQLVLCISWIAIATPFPAENTLTQPGIIIVECNEGSPTAFWCMLGYLGLLATISFLVAFLARRLPDSFNEAKFITFSMLAFLSVWVSYIPASLSSTGKYTVAMEVFAILSSSWALVICMFFPKCFIILFRPDMNSKQHLIRNLKYDT, encoded by the exons ATGAAATTTGCTTTGGACGAAATTAACAGGAACCCAACTCTGCTCTCAAACTTAACATTGGGTCTCCAAGTCTATGACTCGTGTGCTGGGATTCATCAAGAACTGGATGGAACCTTCAAGATGCTAACAGGTCAAAAGCAAGGAGTTCCAAATTTCTTTTGCAAGAAATTGCCCCCTTTGTCATCGGTCATTGGACATTCAACATCAACCTTCTCTATTCTTAATGCCCAAGTGTTGGGATTATATAAATACCCACAG ATTAGCTATGTGGCTTCCAGCTCTATCCTGAGCGACAAAACACTATTCCCCTCATTCTTCAGGACTGTCCCAAGCGATGCCTTTCAATCCATGGGTTTGGCACAGCTAGTGTTACACTTCGGCTGGACCTGGGTTGGGTTATTGGCTGTAGATGATGAATACGGAAAACAGGGCATTCAGGTTATTAGGCAGGAACTCCTCAGGGGTGGAGCTTGTGTagcatttacagaatatataaaaacTAATGATTTGGATAACATTTCCCATGTAACAAAAACCATTAAAGGATCCACTGTAAAAGCTATAGTTTCTTTCACCAAAGATTTTGACAAAATTATCTTATTGGAAGAGATGCTGAGGCAAAATGTTACAGGTAAAGTTTTTGTGGCCAGTGAAGCTTGGGCAATCTCTAACTTGCTAACAGCAGCCAAATATTCATCACTACTCTCTGGTTCTATTGGTTTTTCCTTTCATACCTCAACAATCCTGGGATTTGCAGAATTCTTAACTGTTCTTCATCCATTTAACAACGGTGAGGATCTATGGACTAGAATATTTTGGGAAAATGCTTTTGGGTGTGAATTATTTGATCATGCAAACCTCACAGGATTATGGAATAATTCCAAATTATGCACAGGAAATGAGAGTATTGAGGGTATCAAAAATGTCTTCTATGATGTATTAAGCTTAAATGATGCCTACAACACTTACAATGCAATGCATGTCATTGCTCAATCATTACATGACATGCGAACGTGTCAAGAAAGCAAAGGACTGTTTGATAATGGAAGATGTATTGACATTCAGCATTTTAAACCATGGCAG CTGTCACACTACATCCAGAATGTTAAAGTGAAACTAAGTAATGGAAGAGAGTTGTTCTTTGACCAAAATGGGGATCCACCTGCCATATATGATATAATAAACTGGCACATGAATACAGATGGCACAACGAGGCAAGTGAAAGTGGGCAGCTATGATACTACTCAGGTCAACGGGAACCGTTTTCTTATCAATACAAGTGCACTGATATGGGCATATGGCCACAAAGAG GTTCCTGTGTCTGTCTGCACCGAGAGCTGTCTTGCTGGCTTTAGGAAGGTGTTAAGGAAGGACTTACCTGTCTGTTGTTTTgagtgtgttctgtgtcctctgggagAGATTTCCAACCGGACAG actCACTTAATTGCTTCAAGTGTCCATGGGATGAGTGGCCCAACACCAAGAAAGACAGATGTCTCCAGAAGAACAAAGAGTTTCTCTCCTTTGAAGAAACTTTGGGTGCTGCATTATCTGCTACAGGTGTTCTCTCTTCTCTGTTACCATTTTCCATATTTGGACTTTTCATGTGTTATAAGAACACCCCAATTGTCAGAGCAAACAACTTCTCTCTAAGTTGTCTTCTCCTAATGTCAATGTCCCTTTGCTTCCTCAGCTCTTTAGCTTTCATAGGTTACCCTCAGGCTGAGAAATGTCTTTTACGACAAGTTGCATTTGGCACAATCTTCACACTTTGTGTCTCTTGTATTTTAGCCAAAACTTTCATGGTGGTTTTTGCCTTTATGGCCACAAAACCTGGCAGCAGTGTAAAGAGATGGGCCAGGCCTAGAGTTTCCTACATGATTATTGCCTTTTCTTGCATTATACAGTTGGTTCTTTGCATCTCTTGGATTGCAATTGCCACTCCTTTCCCAGCAgaaaacacactaacacaaccaGGAATTATAATTGTTGAATGTAATGAGGGGTCACCTACAGCCTTCTGGTGCATGTTGGGATACCTTGGTCTTCTGGCCACCATCAGTTTCCTTGTTGCCTTCTTGGCCAGGAGACTTCCTGACAGCTTTAATGAGGCTAAGTTCATCACCTTCAGCATGCTGGCCTTCCTCAGTGTCTGGGTGTCCTATATCCCGGCATCTCTTAGTTCCACTGGAAAATACACGGTGGCCATGGAGGTCTTTGCCATCCTGTCTTCAAGCTGGGCCCTGGTGATATGCATGTTTTTcccaaaatgttttattatattgttcCGACCTGACATGAACTCAAAGCAACATCTCATTAGAAACTTAAAATATGACACATAA